Part of the Bacillus sp. N1-1 genome, GCTTGCTTAAGCCCAATATAATTAATGAGCGTGATAATGACCGCTCCGGCAGAACCAATCAATACCCAGTTCAAATGGACATCCCAGCCAGCAATTGTCCAGAGGTAGCCAGCTTGATAGTCTGGTAATAAATAATCAATAACCGTAGGCAAGGCTACCGCTTCGAATGTTGCAACTGATACATATCCTAGTGTAATAGCCCAGGATGCGATAAATGAAGCATTCTCACCGAGAGCGCGATGGACGTACTCATGCTCCCCTCCTACTCGCGGCATCGCGGAGGCTAGTTCAGCATAATTTAGCCCAACACAGATAACGAGAAACCCACCGATTGCAAAAGCAAGAACTGCTCCATACGATCCAGCAGAAGTTAACCACGTTCCAGATAGAACTACCCAGCCCCAGCCAAGCATGGCGCCAAGTGCAAGGAACAGAAGATCAAATTTCGACAGAACCTTCTTGAGCTTCTTCTTTTCCCCCTCCATTACAAAACTCCTTTATGCAACGAATTCGCTGAAACTTTCCGCATGGCTTCTTCGATGATGAACAATCCTTCTTCTAATTCATCATCTGTAATAACAAGAGGCATTAAAAATCGGATGACGTTTCCATAGACGCCGGCACCAAGTAAAAGGAGTCCTTTCTGCTGGGCTTCTGCTAAAATCTTTTTCGTTAATTCCTTGTCTGGTACTTTTCCTTCACCCACAATCTCAATTGCGTTCATAGCACCTAACCCACGAACGTCTCCAATAAAAGAAAACGCCTTCGCAAGATAAGTAAATCGCTCTCTTATTTTCTCACCGATTTGAAGCGCTCGCTGATTAAGGCCTTCCTCTTCAATCACATCGAGAACAGCAAGTGCCGCACGACAACCAAGTGGACTTCCACTATACGTTCCACCAAGTTCTCCTTGTTCAGCAGCATCCATTACTTCTCTCCTACCTATTACACCACTAATCGGTGTTCCAGCACCTAATGACTTTGAAACTGTTATAAGATCTGGCACAACACCAAAGTGCTCGGATGCAAAATAACGCCCCGTTCGTGCAAATCCTGTTTGAATTTCATCTGCGACGAACAGAATGCCATGCTGTTTGCAAATTGATTTCACGGCCTGAACAAACGATTTATCCGGCACAATAAATCCGCCTTCACCTTGAACTGGTTCCATCACGACGGCCGCTATCGTTTCCGGCGCCACTTCTTTTAGCAGAAAATCGTTAAACTGCTGAATCATGAAATCCGTATACTCCTCTTCACTCATTTGCTGTGGCTTCCGATAAGAATACGGAAACGGTGCTTTATACACTTCAGGAGCAAACGGACCAAATCCATATTTATACGGCTTCACTTTACTTGTCATCGACATCGTCATTAACGTTCGACCGTGAAAAGCATTCTGGAATGTAACAACTGCCTGACGCCCAGTGTATTTTCTTGCTATTTTTACCGCATTTTCTACTGCTTCAGCACCACTATTCTGAAGGAGTACTTTCTTCGGATGAGTTCCGGGAGCTAATGCTGCTAGTTTTTCAGCTAATTCTATATAAGGCTCATACATCATCACATTAAACCCAGTGTGAATGTATTTATCGACTTGATCATGCAAAGCTTCCTTCACTCTTGGGTGGCAATGTCCAACGTTAATCGTACCGATCGCACCAGCAAAATCAATGAACGTATTTCCATCAACATCTGTCACTCTTGCCCCAGTAGCTTCTTTAGCAAAGGTCGGAATTCCGCAGCTTACAGCGTTAGGTACAATATTCTCGCGACGTTCTAACAATTGACTAGCTACAGGGCCCGGTAAACTTGTTTGAATCGAAGCATTCTTTGTCATGATCTATCACTCCTTATAATTAGTTGAAAACCGATCGCTTTCCAGATAAATCACTCAATGTGGAGAGAAGATGAGCTTCAACGGCCACCGTCACTTTGTTCAAAGCGCCATCACGAAAAGCATTCACCATATGTTGATGCTCCGGAATCGACTTCACTTCTTCAATCGGAACCGCATAAAATTCATCCTTTAAAATCAGATAACAATCCGACCATTGATTAAGCATTTCCACTTGTTGAAGCAAAAATTTATTCTCTGATAGTCGCGCTGGATAAGAGTGAATAAGAGCATTCACTCTCATGAATTCTTCAAAATTCTTTGCCTCATATGCCTGCTTCTCCTCCGCTAACAGCTCTTCCATTTCAAGAATGTTCTCTCGAGTAACAATTGGAACCGCTAGTCGAGCAGCATAACTCTCAAGCACAACCCGCAAGTGAAACACATCAGCGATCTCCTTGTCCGAGGGATTATAAACAAAGGCACCACGATGAGGCACAATTTCTAATAACCCTTCATTCCCCAATCTCTTAAAAGCTGCGCGGATAGGAGTGCGGCTCATCTTTATCTCTTCACTCACCCACTCCTCCGTCACTCGTTGTCCTGGTAAAATCCTTCGCAGCATAATCGCACGCTTCACCTTTTCATAGGCTAACTCTTCATTCCGTTTTTTAGCTGTCATCTTAAACCACCTATTGTGTCCAAAGATTGTATACAATTTATTGATTTATCTGACATTTTAAATTAAACAGACGACATTTTCAATAAATTCTGACAAAATAAACCTTTTGGTCTATGTATGATGCCCTTTCAAAGAGTAACTGAGTGCTCTTATCCTTTATAAACAAAATAAAAACAGCCCTTTCCTCCCAGGAGTTAAGAGCTGTTTCTTCGACAATATATGAGCTATTCCGGGTGGTGACAGGCACTCGCGAATTCGTCCCCTACCCCAGAAACACCGCGCCATACGCCAGTGCCCCGACAATCACAAACGCAGGATGCACCTTCATCTTTTCCATCAGAACAAAACTAGCCACAATCAGAAAGATCGTTTGAACTAGCCCCGCTCCTTCATACGAACTCGCAAAGAACTGAAACGCCATAACTCCAAGCAAGATTGCAATCGTCGGGCGAATAAGGGCCGTCATCTTCTTCACTTTCGGTGAGTTCTTAAATCGATTTAAAAGACTCAGCAACACGATCATCAGCACGAGCGAAGGCGCCACTGTAGCAAACACACCAACAAACGCACCAAGAACGCCTCCCTGCTGAAATCCTATGTATCCGGCCATCTTTGTCGCAATCGGCCCAGGTAGCGCATTCGCCATCGCAAGCATTTCACTAAACTCATTTACGCTCATCCAACCGAAGCGACCGACCACTTCATTTTCGACAAGCGGAATGGACGCAGGTCCACCGCCGTAACCGACGATGCCTGGTATGAAAAAAGCGACAAAAATATCCCAATAAATCATGAGGAGGGCTCCTTTCTCACCTGACCGTCGCGCTTCCCATCTTTACCAGTCGGTTTAAGTAGAGCGTAAAGCAGCAAACATCCAATAACAATCCCCGGATGAACACCAGCAATTTCAATAAATAAAAAGGAAGCAACCGTCAACGCAATCGTCAAAATCCACCCTAAATTCCCCTGTGCTTTTCTAAAAAAATCATACGTTAACACAGCAAGCATAACCCCAACCACCGGAACGACCGCCTGCGTCATTCCCTGTACCCACGCCTTTTCTCGAAACGTGGAAAGAAACGTTAACAAGAAAATCATTATCGCGATCGTCGGTACAATCGTTGCAAGTACCGCATTCAGCATGCCTGTTATCCCTGCCACTCTATGGCCAATATACCCGGCCATTTTCGTCGCGATTGGTCCTGGAAGTGAATTTCCTAATGCCAGAACATCTGCAAATTCATCATCGTTCATCCATTTGTATTTCTCGACAACTTCCTTATGTACTAGCGGGATAGAAGAAGGTCCTCCTCCATACCCAAGCATTCCCACTCTAAAAAAAGCGAGAAAAAGGTGCCACTGTTGCATGATCCACCACCTTCCGAAACATCACGCCACTTCTTAATAAGCGGCTATCGTTCCGTCTGTTCTTGATTCTGTCCCTCCGAAAAAAGTGCCTGACTGCTGATCACGCCAAATAATTTGTCCGCGGCCGAACGCCCCTTTTTCCAGTTGAAATTCAATTTCATGTCCTTTTCGGCAAAGCGCCTCAGCAAGATAAGGAGGGAACGTCGATTCGACCCACACTCGCTTCCCATCAACCCACTGCCACCTCGGCGCATCAAGCGCAGATTGTGGGTTCAAATGAAAATCAATCATATTCGTAATTACCTGTAAATGTCCCTGTGGCTGCATAAAGCCTCCCATTACACCAAATGGCCCAACCTCTTTACCGTCTTTACTAAGAAATCCAGGAATGATTGTATGATACGTTCGCTTTCCACCTTTTAACGCATTATCATGCTCAGGATCCATCGAAAAGTTATGCCCGCGATTTTGAAGCGCAATCCCGGTGCCAGGCACCACAAGTCCTGAACCAAACCCCATGTAATTACTTTGAATAAACGACACCATGTTTCCTTCGTCATCAGCCGTCGCTAAATAAACGGTGCCCCCTTTAGGAGGTTGTCCTGGTGACGGCACAAGCGCTTCATCGCCAATTAACTGCCGGCGACTTGCCCCATATGTAGGCGAGAGTAGATCCCGAACTGCAACTGACATTTCCTGCTCATCGGTAATGTACTTCTGTCCATCCGAGAAAGCGAGCTTCATCGCTTCAATTTGCTTATGATAGGTATCGACGGAATCTTTATGATCAAACTCAAATCCATTTAAAATATTCAGCGCAGACAACGCAATGAGCCCCTGTCCATTCGGCGGAATCTCCCAAACGTCATACCCACGATACTGAACCGAAATCGGATCAACCCACTCAGGCTTAAATATCGAAAGATCTTCCTTCGTCAAATACCCACTATACGCTTTCGAAAAAGCATCAATCTGATCAGCAATCTCTCCTTGATAAAAAGACACCGCATCCGTTTCCGCGATTTTTCGTAACGTTTCCGCGTGACCTTTCGACTTCCAAACCTCGCCCACTTCCGGCGCACGACCGGCAGGAGCAAACGTTTCAAACCAGTGCTGAAACTCCTCGTCCTTTAACTCTTTTTCAAAATGAGCGTAAGCATCCTTCCAAAACTTACTTAAAGTTGGCGAAACCGGATACCCCTCTTCCGCATAGTGAATCGCTGGCGCAAGGACCTCTTTTAACGAAAGCTTTCCAAATCGTTTCGACAAAGCGGCCCACGATGCCGGAACACCTGGCACAGTAACAGGAATCCACCCATATTTCGGAATTTCATTATACCCACGTTCGTTGACTGAATCAATGGAAATCGACTTCGGCGCTGGCCCACTTCCGTTCAAGCCGTACAATTCACCTTTCGTCCAAACAAGGGCAAACGCATCCCCGCCAATCCCATTTGAAGTCGGCTCGACAACCGTGAGGACTGCTGCTGTTGCGATCGCCGCGTCGATCGCATTCCCTCCATTTTTCAAAAGATCTAGCCCTGCCTGTGCAGCTAGTGGCTGGGATGTTGCCACCATTCCTTTATTGGCTACCGTTGTCATCCGTTGAGAAGCATAGGGATAATGTAAGTAATCCGTCGTCATGGACATAAAACTCCTTTCAATTTATGTAGTGTTGAATAGATAAAGAACCGTATTCTGAACCTGAAACGCCACAAAAAGAAACCTTTTCATACCTCAGAGATTTTCCCATTATATAGGAAGCCTTCTTGAATGAAAAGGTTTTCTTTAGAATATTTTTATTTTTCGATCATTTATCAAAAACTTATCTCTCGACAACTCACCCAAACGCACTCCCAGGATCATACTCCCCAAGATCAAGCTCATTCCGCTCCCCAAGCACCAACCGCGCAAGCTCAGCTCCAAGAAACGGTCCACTCGTTAAGCCTGAAGCCCCAAGCCCATTTGCCACAAAAAGTCCTTTTACTCGAGGAACCGCACCAGCAATAGGTACATTACCTGGCGTAAACGGCCGAAATCCTACCTTTGTTTGGACGTACGTACTATCCGAAAATCCTGGCGCAACTTTCAGCGCTCGATCAATAATATGGTGAACGCCACCCAGCGTCACACGCAAATCAAAACCAGCCTGATCTTCCTGCGTTGCACCAACGACAATCCGACCATTTTCAAATGGAAGGAAATATTGAACGAAAGGTGGCATCACAATTGGCCATTTTCCGGTATCTGTGTCAGGTAGATCGAGATGAACAATTTGCGCTTTTTGGGGAGAAACGAGGAACTTCATCCCTAATGGCTGAAGTAATTCTCGCGCCCAGGCGCCTCCGGTCACAATCACTTCATTCGCATAAAAACTTTCATTATTTACAACGACGCCACTCACGTTTGAACTATCCCATAATAAAGAGGCATCTCCGCGAATCACCTTCGCACCATGCTTTTCCGCACCTCGAATGAGTGCATTTCGTAACGCGTCTCCATTCACACGCGCTGCCCCGCTCACATGCACGGCCGCATAGTGATCGGACAGCGGAGGAAACAGCGCATTTGTTTCGGCAGCGGAAAGCCGCGAAACCTCACCCATCTCTGGCGTATCCTTCCGCCGCTCCATCGCAAGCGCAAGCTTTCGCTCAAGCTTCGTTTCACCAGAGTAAATGTTAATCGCACCAACGCACGCATAGCCAGTCTCCGTCTCTCCGTCCTTTTTCAGCGCTTCAATTAACTCCGGATAATATCGTGCTCCAGCTTCAACGAGTCGATAAAAAGCGCCTCCCCGTCGATTCGTTAGCCACGGACACACAATCCCGGCCGCCGCTTCCGTCGCCTGGCCCGCGTCGTTCCGATCGACAAGCAACACATCCGCTCCTTGCTTGGCGAGATGGTAAGCTGTCGACGCTCCTAAAATACCTGATCCGATTACAATCATTGATTTCATCATTACACCTTTTCGTCGTTTGTCTGATTAGGTATTTTACAGGAATGTGGCGGGAGACTCAATTGTGGTCTAACTTGTGATCGGAGAAAGTTCATGACAAACTGAAGAAAAGGAAAGAATGTAGAAGACTACGGCTATTCTCACCTTTAATCAAGCGTTTGTTTAAGAAGGAGGAGTCTCATATGAATTTCAAAAAAATCATTGATCTTTCGATTCCAGTTCACAATGAAACGCCTGTTTTCCCAGGGGATCCAAAACCAAACATCTATCCAGTAGCGGAGCACGACAAAGACGGCTATCAGGTTACCCAGCTGAATATTGGAACACATACGGGCACACATCTTGATGCTCCTTTCCACTTCCAGAAAAATGGCGATTCTATCGATCAAGCGAGTTTAACGAAAGTGATGGGACCCGGTCACGTCATTGATGTAACAGGCAAAGAACCAGGTGAACAAATCACGTTAAACGATGTAGCCCACCAAATTGATAGCATCGTTTCAGGAACAATCGCCCTTTTCCATACAGGCTGGTCACAACATATAGGAACTCAGACTTATTTTAACTACCCTTACCTATCCGTCGACATTATTAATACACTGCTAGAAAAAGGCGTCTCCACTTTCTTTATTGATGCGCTTAATGTTGATAAACCAGGTGCTTCCACGTTTCCAGTTCATGAAGCCATTACATCTAAGAACGGTATTATCGGGGAGAATTTATGTAACCTCGACCAGATCGATTTCGAAAATCCGCTAATTATTGCATTGCCCCTAAAGCTTGAGGGTCTAGATGGCTCACCAGTGCGAGCGGTGGCGGTGGAAGTAGAGTAAATTCAAAGCTTCCGCACTGAACTATAGAAATGAATGCAGCATATAAAAATAGCGAATGCAGACACATTCGCTATTTCTTTATTGACGATATGATTTTAAACGTTCATTCAAGACTTTTGTTTGTGTATACACGGATTGATACAGTGGAAATAACGCTTGATAAGTTTGTACATTTGCTTTAATTGGCGTGAACTTCTTTTTCACATTTAAGAAGGATTCACTACACGCTTCTAGTGTTGAAAACCAATCACAACCTACAGCTGCGAGCATAGCAGCCCCAAGTGCGGGTCCTTCCTCACTTTCGTACTTAATCACCGTAGCATCAAAGATATCCGCCTGCATCTGAAGCCACGAATCATTTTTCGCCCCCCCACCAATGGAGACAATTTCATGAATCTCTTTTCCATTTTCTCTAAAAATAGCAAGTGATTCTTTAAGCGAGAAGGTAATTCCTTCTAATACCGCTTTTACAAAATGACTTCTCGTGTGTGAGGCATCCATTCCGATATAGCTTCCGCGGATCGATGAATCTGCATGTGGTGTCCTCTCTCCAACCAAATAAGGTGTGAAGAGCAATCCATTTGCACCAACAGGGATATCATCGAGGGTAGCAAGCAATTCCTCAAATGGGATACCTTCAGCAAACTGATCTCGAAACCAGTTTAAGCTCTGCCCCGCTGAAAGGGTAACCCCCATCGTATAAAAGGCATTTGATTTACTATGATTAAAATAGTGAACTTTGCCTTCAAAATCAAGGTTATCCTGGTCTTCATAGGATAAAATAACGCCAGACGTTCCGATACTGCAAAGCGTACGGCCGCTTTTCACGATGCCAGCTCCAACTGCACCACATGCATTGTCAGCACCACCAGCAAACACCTTCACGTTCTCCAGTCCCTCGATTAGATCTTTCTTCATAGTACCAACGTATGCAGTAGACTCAATTAAAGGGGGACAGAGTGAGAGGCTTACCCCAGTGCGCTCTGCAATCTCCTCACTCCACTTTTTCTCCTTAACATTAAGTAATAGCGTGCCAGCCGCATCGGAATAATCCATATGAATTTCTCCCGTTAAACGATAGCGCACATAATCTTTCGGAAGAAGAAAAACTCTAGCTCTCTCATAGAGCTCTGGCTCGTTCTCTTTCACCCACATTAACTTAGGAAGTGTAAAACCTTCAAGAGCGGGGTTTTGAGTTATCTCAAGCAATGCCTTTTTCCCTACAAGCTTCTCAATCGTTCGGCATTGTTCTGTTGTTCGTGTATCATTCCAAAGAATAGCCCTACGAAGCGGTGTGTTCTCACGATCCAGTAAGACGAGCCCATGCATTTGACCAGAGAAACTTATTCCTTCAATAGAGAATGAAGGAAGTTTTCCTGCAAGCTCCTTTAATGCACTGAGCGTTTGTTCTACCCACTCCTCAGGGTTTTGCTCACTGTATCCAGACTTCGGGTGATGAAGCGGATAACTCCTTGAGGCTTCAGCTTGTACCCGGCCAGTGCGATCAACCGCAATCACTTTAACCGCACTTGTACCAAGATCAATTCCAACGACATAGCTCACCGTGATTCATCCTTTCTCTCCGCTCTGCAATAACCGCTTTCCATTCTTTCTTCTCTTCGGATTCTTAGACAGAAACATTCGAAAAAGCATTTAGTAAATAGGAGTTGATTTCTGCCTTTAATTTCTCCATACGGCCTGATTTAGTCTGAATATCCGTAAGTCCAAACGCATATTGTTCAAGCTTCTTAAAATCAGTATTTCCTTCTACAATTTCTTTGCCGATGCCTTCAGAAAAACTATGATACCGATCCGAGATGAAATTCTCAAGCACCCCGTCCTCTAACATCTGATGCGCCGCTTTTAGTCCAATTGCAAAGCTATCCATTCCAGCAATATGAGCATGGAATAAATCGTCTGGATCAAAAGAATTACGACGAACCTTCGCGTCGAAATTCAATCCACCTTTTCCAAGTCCGCCATTCTTAAGAATTTCATACATAGCAAGAGTTGTAGAATACAAATCTGTCGGGAACTCATCCGTATCCCATCCAAGCAGCGTGTCACCCTGGTTAGCATCAACAGACCCCAGCATCCCATTGATACGGGCAGTATGAAGTTCATGTTCAAACGTGTGGCCAGCCAATGTGGCATGATTCGCTTCAATGTTAAATTTAAAATGATCCTGCAAACCATAGTTCTGGAGGAAAGATAGAGAAGTAGCTACATCAAAATCATATTGATGTTTTGATGGCTCTTTAGGTTTCGGTTCAATGAGAAATTGGCCTGTGAAGTTTATTTCGTTCGCATAATCAAGCGCCATGTTGAAAAAGCGCCCAAGATTATCTAGCTCAAGCTTCATATCTGTGTTGAGTAAAGTCTCGTATCCTTCACGTCCGCCCCAAAAAACATAATTCTCAGCGCCAAGCTCTTTTCCAACTTCCAACCCTTTTTTAACTTTAGCTGCTGCATAGGCAAAAACATCTGCTTCAGATGAAGTCGCAGCTCCATGGGTAAAGCGAGGATGCGTGAACATATTTGCCGTATTCCATAACAGCTTTGTAGAGCTTGTTCTCATATATTCTTTTATCATCGAAACGATGGTATCAAGATTTTCATACGTTTCTTTAAGAGTCTCACCTTCTGGCGCTACATCAACGTCATGAAAGCAGAAGAAAGGTGCGTCGAGCTTATCAAACAGTTCAAAAGCTGCTTCTACTCTCGCTTTAGCTTGATCCATCCCGCTGTATTCACTCCATGGACGCAACATTGTTCCAGCACCAAATGGGTCGGCTCCATCTGCAGTAAATGTATGCCAGTATGCGATCGAAAAGCGAAGATGTTCTTTCATCGTTTTATCTCCGATTTTCTCATTAGGGTTGTAATATTTAAATGAAAACGGATTGGAAGATCGGACTCCCTCAAACTGAATGCGATTAATATTGTTGAAATATGCCAAAATAAACTCCTCCTAAAATAAAATTAGATACAGAATACCTCAACCTATGAACTTTTCACCAAAACCTTAATTCATTCAGCAGTTACCATCATGACATTATTGCAAGAAAAATCGCGTCGCACTCTCTTAATGCCGTGTTTATGTAACTGCTTTCATGTAGAATTATAGCACCGCTTCAATAGTTTGTCTATTAGATAAACAAAGATTGATTGATAAGGATGGAAATAAGCCTAGTGGGGAGTTAGGTGAGCACAGTAGCTTCTTTGAGAGGAAGGAAATTCAAGTAAAGAGTTTTTGTGGTATGTATTTTTTTCGAAGGATTCTTAATCAAAAAGCTGCCATCATGCGCTTTAATCCAAATGATTGGCACTCAAAAAAATGTGGCATGACGATAAGTTTCCGACAGAATTTGTTGAAAAGCAGGTAAGTTCTCCATCAATTTATTCCCCAAACTCTATGCTATACTTTCTATAGCTTCTTCAAATTTTTCAAAAATATTGTTAGCACTAGGATTTTAGTAGGGAGGAATTATGAAATGACAAATGCTTCGAGTGCTTTTTATAGTTTTTTTGAGTGGGTTACTAAACTAGCTCTTCTCAATCTATTATGGATCCTTTTTTCATTAATAGGAGGTGTTCTATTTGGAATCTTCCCTTCTACACTCGCCATGTTTGCTGTTATTAGAAAATGGTTACAAGGAGATACACAGATTTCAATCCGAAAATCATTTTGGCATTACTATAAAGCCGATTTCTGGAAAGGAAATGTTCTAGGAGCCATTCTCTATTTATTAATTGGCATCATCTGTATCGATTTATTTTACATCAAGCAGATGCATCCAGCCCAATGGACTTACATTCCTTTGTTCGTGTTTATTCTATTAGTTGGATTAGTTTTCTTATATATTTTCCCTACCTTTGTTCATTTTGAAATCAGGCTAAGTACTGTCTTTAAAAATACGTTTTTGATTATGTTAATTAGTCCCTTAACAACATTAGTAATGATCATTTGTCTAACGTCTTTCTATTTTATTATTAAACTCATTCCTGCTTTAGCATTTATATTTGGTGGAAGCGCCACGGCTT contains:
- the xylA gene encoding xylose isomerase; translation: MAYFNNINRIQFEGVRSSNPFSFKYYNPNEKIGDKTMKEHLRFSIAYWHTFTADGADPFGAGTMLRPWSEYSGMDQAKARVEAAFELFDKLDAPFFCFHDVDVAPEGETLKETYENLDTIVSMIKEYMRTSSTKLLWNTANMFTHPRFTHGAATSSEADVFAYAAAKVKKGLEVGKELGAENYVFWGGREGYETLLNTDMKLELDNLGRFFNMALDYANEINFTGQFLIEPKPKEPSKHQYDFDVATSLSFLQNYGLQDHFKFNIEANHATLAGHTFEHELHTARINGMLGSVDANQGDTLLGWDTDEFPTDLYSTTLAMYEILKNGGLGKGGLNFDAKVRRNSFDPDDLFHAHIAGMDSFAIGLKAAHQMLEDGVLENFISDRYHSFSEGIGKEIVEGNTDFKKLEQYAFGLTDIQTKSGRMEKLKAEINSYLLNAFSNVSV
- the xylB gene encoding xylulokinase, with the translated sequence MSYVVGIDLGTSAVKVIAVDRTGRVQAEASRSYPLHHPKSGYSEQNPEEWVEQTLSALKELAGKLPSFSIEGISFSGQMHGLVLLDRENTPLRRAILWNDTRTTEQCRTIEKLVGKKALLEITQNPALEGFTLPKLMWVKENEPELYERARVFLLPKDYVRYRLTGEIHMDYSDAAGTLLLNVKEKKWSEEIAERTGVSLSLCPPLIESTAYVGTMKKDLIEGLENVKVFAGGADNACGAVGAGIVKSGRTLCSIGTSGVILSYEDQDNLDFEGKVHYFNHSKSNAFYTMGVTLSAGQSLNWFRDQFAEGIPFEELLATLDDIPVGANGLLFTPYLVGERTPHADSSIRGSYIGMDASHTRSHFVKAVLEGITFSLKESLAIFRENGKEIHEIVSIGGGAKNDSWLQMQADIFDATVIKYESEEGPALGAAMLAAVGCDWFSTLEACSESFLNVKKKFTPIKANVQTYQALFPLYQSVYTQTKVLNERLKSYRQ
- the gabT gene encoding 4-aminobutyrate--2-oxoglutarate transaminase, whose product is MTKNASIQTSLPGPVASQLLERRENIVPNAVSCGIPTFAKEATGARVTDVDGNTFIDFAGAIGTINVGHCHPRVKEALHDQVDKYIHTGFNVMMYEPYIELAEKLAALAPGTHPKKVLLQNSGAEAVENAVKIARKYTGRQAVVTFQNAFHGRTLMTMSMTSKVKPYKYGFGPFAPEVYKAPFPYSYRKPQQMSEEEYTDFMIQQFNDFLLKEVAPETIAAVVMEPVQGEGGFIVPDKSFVQAVKSICKQHGILFVADEIQTGFARTGRYFASEHFGVVPDLITVSKSLGAGTPISGVIGRREVMDAAEQGELGGTYSGSPLGCRAALAVLDVIEEEGLNQRALQIGEKIRERFTYLAKAFSFIGDVRGLGAMNAIEIVGEGKVPDKELTKKILAEAQQKGLLLLGAGVYGNVIRFLMPLVITDDELEEGLFIIEEAMRKVSANSLHKGVL
- a CDS encoding chromate transporter; its protein translation is MQQWHLFLAFFRVGMLGYGGGPSSIPLVHKEVVEKYKWMNDDEFADVLALGNSLPGPIATKMAGYIGHRVAGITGMLNAVLATIVPTIAIMIFLLTFLSTFREKAWVQGMTQAVVPVVGVMLAVLTYDFFRKAQGNLGWILTIALTVASFLFIEIAGVHPGIVIGCLLLYALLKPTGKDGKRDGQVRKEPSS
- a CDS encoding gamma-glutamyltransferase family protein, with the translated sequence MTTDYLHYPYASQRMTTVANKGMVATSQPLAAQAGLDLLKNGGNAIDAAIATAAVLTVVEPTSNGIGGDAFALVWTKGELYGLNGSGPAPKSISIDSVNERGYNEIPKYGWIPVTVPGVPASWAALSKRFGKLSLKEVLAPAIHYAEEGYPVSPTLSKFWKDAYAHFEKELKDEEFQHWFETFAPAGRAPEVGEVWKSKGHAETLRKIAETDAVSFYQGEIADQIDAFSKAYSGYLTKEDLSIFKPEWVDPISVQYRGYDVWEIPPNGQGLIALSALNILNGFEFDHKDSVDTYHKQIEAMKLAFSDGQKYITDEQEMSVAVRDLLSPTYGASRRQLIGDEALVPSPGQPPKGGTVYLATADDEGNMVSFIQSNYMGFGSGLVVPGTGIALQNRGHNFSMDPEHDNALKGGKRTYHTIIPGFLSKDGKEVGPFGVMGGFMQPQGHLQVITNMIDFHLNPQSALDAPRWQWVDGKRVWVESTFPPYLAEALCRKGHEIEFQLEKGAFGRGQIIWRDQQSGTFFGGTESRTDGTIAAY
- a CDS encoding cyclase family protein; translation: MNFKKIIDLSIPVHNETPVFPGDPKPNIYPVAEHDKDGYQVTQLNIGTHTGTHLDAPFHFQKNGDSIDQASLTKVMGPGHVIDVTGKEPGEQITLNDVAHQIDSIVSGTIALFHTGWSQHIGTQTYFNYPYLSVDIINTLLEKGVSTFFIDALNVDKPGASTFPVHEAITSKNGIIGENLCNLDQIDFENPLIIALPLKLEGLDGSPVRAVAVEVE
- a CDS encoding FAD-dependent oxidoreductase is translated as MKSMIVIGSGILGASTAYHLAKQGADVLLVDRNDAGQATEAAAGIVCPWLTNRRGGAFYRLVEAGARYYPELIEALKKDGETETGYACVGAINIYSGETKLERKLALAMERRKDTPEMGEVSRLSAAETNALFPPLSDHYAAVHVSGAARVNGDALRNALIRGAEKHGAKVIRGDASLLWDSSNVSGVVVNNESFYANEVIVTGGAWARELLQPLGMKFLVSPQKAQIVHLDLPDTDTGKWPIVMPPFVQYFLPFENGRIVVGATQEDQAGFDLRVTLGGVHHIIDRALKVAPGFSDSTYVQTKVGFRPFTPGNVPIAGAVPRVKGLFVANGLGASGLTSGPFLGAELARLVLGERNELDLGEYDPGSAFG
- a CDS encoding GntR family transcriptional regulator, producing MTAKKRNEELAYEKVKRAIMLRRILPGQRVTEEWVSEEIKMSRTPIRAAFKRLGNEGLLEIVPHRGAFVYNPSDKEIADVFHLRVVLESYAARLAVPIVTRENILEMEELLAEEKQAYEAKNFEEFMRVNALIHSYPARLSENKFLLQQVEMLNQWSDCYLILKDEFYAVPIEEVKSIPEHQHMVNAFRDGALNKVTVAVEAHLLSTLSDLSGKRSVFN
- a CDS encoding chromate transporter — its product is MIYWDIFVAFFIPGIVGYGGGPASIPLVENEVVGRFGWMSVNEFSEMLAMANALPGPIATKMAGYIGFQQGGVLGAFVGVFATVAPSLVLMIVLLSLLNRFKNSPKVKKMTALIRPTIAILLGVMAFQFFASSYEGAGLVQTIFLIVASFVLMEKMKVHPAFVIVGALAYGAVFLG
- a CDS encoding DUF624 domain-containing protein, with product MTNASSAFYSFFEWVTKLALLNLLWILFSLIGGVLFGIFPSTLAMFAVIRKWLQGDTQISIRKSFWHYYKADFWKGNVLGAILYLLIGIICIDLFYIKQMHPAQWTYIPLFVFILLVGLVFLYIFPTFVHFEIRLSTVFKNTFLIMLISPLTTLVMIICLTSFYFIIKLIPALAFIFGGSATAFILMWLSLHAFSKLKRKKPLS